One region of Brassica napus cultivar Da-Ae chromosome A10, Da-Ae, whole genome shotgun sequence genomic DNA includes:
- the LOC106412455 gene encoding LOW QUALITY PROTEIN: L-type lectin-domain containing receptor kinase I.7 (The sequence of the model RefSeq protein was modified relative to this genomic sequence to represent the inferred CDS: inserted 1 base in 1 codon) has product MYVSSRERSSGSSPIYLTVVVSYSVGLQPERKRKQLTIVRNKIKRKKKRQLFLFPMIRGALLGIIWMIYCVCASFQQETTFVFNGFDQGDHRIHLEDGARILPKKDVLQLTNATTTQIGRAFFEQPIEFKPSEPVSFSTHFVCALVPVSEVSSHGMAFFVSHSTDFEGAQPSRYLGLFNANGSSSTRVLAVELDIAKAEDVLDISDNHVGVDVNSAVSVVAAPASYFSDKEGRKIDMKLVSGDPIQVWVDYEGTTLNVSLAPLGNQKPSRPLLSSTSINLTEIVQGRRMFVGFSGSTGSGVVNQYVLGWSFSKSMASLQKIDISKLPKAPHPSSKSNYTYLVFDVLLGLLAFLVLGLLFGAYMYRRNLYAEVREDWENVYGPLRYSYKSLYKATNGFSKNEFIGRGGFGEVYKGTLPRSIEMREVAVKKVSHDGEQGMKQFVAEIVCMKSLKHRSLVPLLGYCRRKHELLLVSEYMQXGSLDDYLFNPDNPALPWWRRFAILKDISLALNYLHTEADQVVIHRDIKASNVLLDAELNGRLGDFGMSRLYERGTDPTTTAAVGTVGYMAPELTTFGASTVTDVYAFGVFLLEVTCGRRPVELRVPVEKRFLIKWVCECWRGSSLIDAIDPRLTEFSSREVKRVLKIGLLCANLAPDARPSMEQVVQYLNGNLALPEFWPYSPGIGALTPTTLSPEQLSLESVSLSSSLCNTSMFITHTVLYGSGR; this is encoded by the exons ATGTATGTTTCATCCCGTGAGAG GAGTTCCGGAAGCAGTCCTATATATCTGACTGTGGTCGTGTCATATTCAGTGGGTCTACAACCAGAGAGGAAGAGAAAACAGTTAACCATTGTGAGAAATAaaatcaaaaggaaaaaaaaacgacAACTCTTTCTATTCCCAATGATTCGAGGAGCGCTTCTTGGAATCATATGGATGATATATTGTGTCTGCGCGTCATTCCAACAAGAGACGACGTTCGTCTTCAACGGCTTCGACCAAGGAGACCATCGTATTCACCTTGAGGATGGTGCAAGAATCCTTCCAAAAAAAGATGTCCTGCAACTGACGAATGCAACGACAACACAAATAGGTCGTGCTTTCTtcgagcagcctattgagttcaAACCATCTGAACCAGTCTCGTTCTCGACGCATTTTGTGTGCGCACTGGTCCCTGTAAGTGAGGTGAGTAGCCATGGCATGGCGTTTTTTGTGTCTCATTCCACTGATTTCGAAGGTGCCCAACCATCTCGATACTTAGGGCTTTTCAACGCAAATGGATCTTCTTCGACACGTGTGTTGGCTGTTGAGCTTGATATTGCTAAAGCTGAAGATGTGCTCGACATCAGTGATAATCATGTTGGGGTTGATGTGAACAGCGCAGTGTCTGTGGTAGCTGCTCCCGCATCTTATTTCTCAGACAAAGAAGGTCGGAAGATAGACATGAAACTCGTGAGTGGCGATCCTATCCAGGTTTGGGTGGATTACGAAGGAACAACACTCAACGTTTCATTGGCTCCTCTTGGTAACCAGAAACCAAGCCGACCTCTTTTGTCATCGACATCCATCAATCTTACGGAGATTGTGCAAGGTAGAAGAATGTTTGTCGGGTTTTCTGGTTCAACGGGGTCAGGCGTGGTCAACCAGTACGTACTCGGGTGGAGTTTTAGCAAAAGCATGGCGTCGCTGCAGAAGATTGACATCTCAAAACTTCCCAAAGCTCCTCATCCCAGCAGTAAAAGTAACTATACATATCTGGTGTTTGATGTTCTGTTGGGTTTACTAGCTTTCTTAGTTTTGGGGCTTCTCTTTGGAGCTTATATGTATAGGAGAAACTTGTACGCCGAAGTAAGAGAGGATTGGGAAAATGTGTATGGTCCACtcaggtattcttacaaatctTTATACAAAGCAACAAACGGGTTCAGTAAAAATGAATTTATTGGGAGAGGAGGTTTTGGTGAAGTCTACAAAGGAACACTCCCTCGGAGCATAGAGATGAGAGAAGTGGCTGTGAAGAAAGTATCACATGACGGTGAGCAAGGTATGAAGCAATTTGTGGCTGAGATCGTGTGCATGAAGAGTTTAAAACACCGAAGCTTAGTTCCACTTCTTGGGTATTGCAGGAGGAAACATGAGTTATTACTGGTTTCTGAGTATATGC ATGGTAGCTTGGATGATTACTTGTTCAATCCTGATAACCCGGCTCTCCCCTGGTGGAGAAGATTTGCCATTCTCAAAGACATCTCCTTAGCTCTGAATTACTTGCATACAGAAGCTGACCAAGTTGTTATACACAGAGATATCAAAGCCTCTAATGTTTTGTTGGACGCAGAGCTTAATGGAAGGTTAGGAGATTTTGGTATGTCCAGGTTATATGAAAGAGGGACTGATCCAACCACAACAGCTGCAGTTGGGACTGTTGGTTACATGGCTCCTGAGCTTACAACATTTGGAGCATCCACCGTGACTGATGTATACGCTTTTGGTGTTTTCTTGCTTGAAGTAACTTGTGGGAGGAGGCCTGTGGAGCTTCGCGTGCCggttgaaaaacgttttctGATCAAATGGGTTTGTGAATGCTGGAGAGGGTCCTCTTTGATTGATGCTATAGATCCAAGGTTGACAGAATTCTCATCCAGAGAAGTCAAGAGGGTTCTGAAAATTGGGTTGCTCTGTGCAAACCTTGCTCCAGATGCAAGACCGTCCATGGAACAAGTGGTGCAGTACTTAAACGGAAACCTAGCATTGCCCGAGTTTTGGCCATATTCTCCTGGAATTGGAGCTCTCACTCCAACAACGCTTTCACCAGAACAGCTCTCGCTCGAATCAGTATCACTGTCTTCTTCCTTATGCAACACCTCAATGTTTATTACTCATACAGTTCTCTACGGGAGTGGACGATGA
- the LOC111213133 gene encoding L-type lectin-domain containing receptor kinase I.7-like, with amino-acid sequence MFPMIRGALLGIIWMTYCVCMSFQQETTFVFNGFNQGDHRLHLDGSARILLKKDVLQLTNATTTQMGRAFFEQFIDFKPSEPVSFSTHFVCALVRAAEAGGHGMAFFVSHSTDFKGAQPTRYFGLFNPNGPASTRVLAVELDITKTLDVLDINDNHVGIDVNSPKSVVSAKASYFSDKEGRKIDMKLLSGDPIQVWVDYEGTTLNVSLAPLGNQKPSRPLLSSTSINLTEIVQGRRMFVGFSGSTGSSVVNQYVLGWSFSKSMASLQKIDVSKLPKVPHPSNKNKFKSLVFDALLGLLALFVLGILFGAYMYRRNLYAEVREEWENVYGPLRYSYKSLYKATKGFSRNEFLGRGGFGEVYKGTLPRSIELREVAVKKVAHEGEQGMKQFVAEIVCMKSLKHRSLVPLLGYCRRKHELLLVSEYMPNGSLDGYLFNDDKPTLPWWRRFAILKDIALALTYLHTEADQVVIHRDIKASNVLLDAEFNGRLGDFGMSRLYERGADPTTTEAVGTFGYMAPDLTTMGPSTGTDVYAFGVFLLEVTCGRRPVEPHLPAAKRFLIKWVCECWRRSSLLDAIDPKLTEFSSREVERVLKVGLLCANLVPDARPSMEQVVQYINGNLGMPEFWPDSPGIGALIPTAFSQLPSLSLSSSSSHNSMFITHSLLDGSGR; translated from the coding sequence ATGTTCCCAATGATTCGAGGAGCGCTTTTGGGAATCATCTGGATGACATATTGTGTTTGCATGTCATTCCAACAAGAGACGACGTTCGTCTTCAACGGCTTCAACCAAGGAGACCATCGTCTTCACCTTGACGGTAGTGCAAGAATCCTTCTCAAAAAAGACGTCCTGCAGCTGACGAATGCCACGACAACGCAAATGGGTCGTGCTTTCTTCGAGCAGTTTATTGACTTCAAACCGTCTGAACCAGTCTCGTTCTCGACGCATTTTGTGTGCGCGCTTGTCCGTGCAGCTGAAGCTGGAGGCCACGGCATGGCGTTTTTTGTGTCTCATTCCACTGACTTCAAAGGCGCTCAACCGACTCGATACTTTGGGCTTTTCAACCCAAACGGACCTGCTTCCACACGTGTGTTGGCTGTTGAGCTTGATATAACTAAAACTCTAGATGTGCTTGACATCAATGATAATCATGTTGGGATTGACGTGAACAGCCCAAAGTCTGTGGTATCTGCTAAAGCTTCTTATTTCTCCGACAAAGAAGGTCGGAAGATAGACATGAAGCTCTTGAGTGGCGATCCTATCCAGGTTTGGGTGGATTATGAAGGAACAACACTCAATGTTTCATTGGCTCCTCTTGGTAACCAGAAACCAAGCCGACCTCTTTTGTCATCAACATCCATCAATCTTACCGAGATTGTTCAAGGTAGAAGAATGTTTGTCGGGTTTTCTGGTTCGACCGGGTCAAGCGTGGTCAACCAGTACGTACTCGGGTGGAGTTTTAGCAAAAGCATGGCGTCGCTGCAGAAGATTGACGTCTCAAAGCTTCCCAAAGTTCCTCATCCTAGCAATAAAAACAAGTTTAAATCTCTGGTGTTTGATGCTCTGTTGGGTTTACTAGCTTTGTTTGTTTTGGGGATTCTCTTTGGAGCTTATATGTATAGAAGAAACCTGTACGCCGAAGTGAGAGAGGAATGGGAAAATGTGTATGGTCCACTCAGGTATTCTTACAAGTCTCTATACAAAGCAACAAAAGGGTTTAGTAGAAATGAGTTTCTTGGGAGAGGAGGTTTTGGTGAAGTCTACAAAGGAACACTCCCCCGGAGCATTGAGCTGAGAGAAGTGGCTGTCAAGAAAGTAGCACATGAAGGTGAGCAAGGTATGAAGCAATTTGTGGCTGAGATCGTGTGCATGAAGAGTTTAAAACACCGGAGCTTAGTTCCACTTCTTGGGTATTGCAGGAGGAAACATGAGTTATTGTTGGTTTCTGAGTACATGCCAAATGGTAGCCTTGATGGTTACTTGTTTAATGATGATAAACCGACTCTCCCCTGGTGGAGAAGATTTGCCATTCTCAAAGACATAGCGTTAGCTCTTACTTACTTACATACAGAAGCTGACCAAGTTGTTATACACAGAGATATCAAAGCTTCTAATGTGTTGTTGGACGCAGAGTTTAATGGAAGGTTGGGAGATTTTGGTATGTCCAGGTTGTATGAAAGAGGAGCTGATCCAACCACAACAGAAGCAGTTGGAACTTTTGGTTACATGGCACCTGATCTTACAACAATGGGACCTTCCACTGGAACTGATGTATATGCCTTTGGTGTTTTCTTGCTTGAAGTAACCTGTGGGAGGAGACCTGTTGAGCCTCACTTGCCTGCTGCAAAACGTTTTCTGATCAAATGGGTTTGTGAATGCTGGAGACGGTCCTCTTTGCTTGATGCTATAGATCCAAAGCTGACAGAGTTCTCATCCCGAGAAGTCGAGAGGGTTTTGAAAGTCGGGTTGCTATGTGCAAACCTTGTTCCAGATGCAAGACCGTCCATGGAACAAGTGGTGCAATACATAAACGGAAACCTAGGGATGCCTGAGTTTTGGCCAGATTCTCCCGGAATTGGAGCTCTCATTCCAACGGCGTTTTCACAGCTCCCTTCACTATCACTGTCTTCTTCCTCATCCCACAACTCAATGTTTATTACTCATTCACTCCTCGATGGGAGTGGACGATGA